The Paenibacillus sp. MBLB1832 genome has a window encoding:
- a CDS encoding helix-turn-helix domain-containing protein → MKRIFYQRRSVALTWLISYLTVLLLPILCSIFVYLISNRTLETQIETANQSLLSQVQEVSDNYFNAMERLNLELTWNVNMQNLLNSSNYEIHPEEFNVDAYFISKEMENYKTAYSFVDQFYSYLKDYNKVIAPSRIYDGKYAYEIYYSDKMPFFEQWFETVNMNNLRSFMPMVRRDENGKMQKTVAYVSSFTFGNTNSPATNVIMMDQKHVLGAISNVELFSKGHVLILNDQNEIIVSNSNTNEDVVGVLDIPKKSLNATSSVAFFELEGIRYQVLYMKSQRSGLMYVSMVPSNLYWEKAKLVRNFIIASCTVSLLFFVRRNYNPINRLVQTLSGRAESGYGAWVNEFQYIQQAFDQSQTKMDSMELQMERQNQMLRNHFLVRLLKGRLDGNVPVEESMAAFQIRISTQNFAVILIYVENVEEFYDKYEKIDSVRKHMLLNFIITNVFEEIAAQFNDGYVLEIDDGLALLINFRETSAKEQASELERIARDAQRFLAEKYAIHLTLSISRVHNQLESIPQAYQDAMDAMEYKLVMGSKEILLYESVHQEPNQLGYNYPLQIEQQLINFLKLGEFEKAKETLDEIIQNNFELSVVSVDLARCLILNLASTMIKAVSETGSLSESFLVRNPKQIKQLMACETIHEIREEMTLFMKEVCDHNAVLRQRQLQANRQKAMDGRIGLVNDFILANYNDPNLNISLIGQHFDMKPTYLSKLFKDHTGEGLLEFINKTRIDNAKKLIYETDKNMSDVAGSVGFNDVTVFIRTFKKYEGITPGKYKEMASELEK, encoded by the coding sequence ATGAAGAGAATATTTTATCAGCGACGAAGTGTTGCCCTTACATGGCTCATCTCTTACTTGACAGTTCTACTGCTGCCAATATTGTGCAGTATCTTTGTTTATTTAATTTCTAATCGTACCTTAGAGACCCAAATTGAAACAGCGAACCAATCACTTCTTAGTCAAGTGCAGGAGGTTTCGGATAATTATTTTAATGCAATGGAGCGTCTTAATCTTGAATTGACTTGGAATGTAAATATGCAGAACCTGCTGAATTCAAGTAATTACGAGATACATCCAGAGGAGTTCAACGTTGATGCCTATTTTATATCTAAAGAAATGGAGAACTACAAGACAGCATACAGTTTTGTGGATCAGTTTTATAGTTATTTAAAGGACTATAACAAGGTGATTGCACCATCTCGTATTTATGATGGAAAATACGCTTACGAAATTTATTACTCGGATAAGATGCCATTTTTTGAGCAATGGTTCGAGACAGTAAATATGAATAACTTGCGAAGCTTTATGCCGATGGTGCGCAGAGATGAAAATGGTAAGATGCAAAAAACAGTTGCTTATGTTAGTTCCTTTACATTCGGCAACACGAATTCTCCAGCGACAAATGTGATTATGATGGATCAGAAGCACGTTTTGGGCGCGATCTCGAATGTGGAATTATTCAGCAAAGGACATGTGTTAATTTTAAATGATCAGAATGAGATTATTGTCTCCAATTCAAATACCAATGAGGATGTAGTGGGTGTGCTTGACATACCAAAAAAATCTTTGAATGCTACATCCAGTGTTGCTTTCTTTGAACTAGAAGGTATTCGTTATCAAGTTCTATATATGAAGTCCCAGCGATCAGGTCTTATGTACGTATCAATGGTGCCAAGCAACCTTTATTGGGAAAAAGCTAAATTGGTTCGTAACTTTATTATTGCAAGTTGCACAGTAAGCTTGCTATTTTTTGTTCGAAGGAATTACAATCCTATCAATCGTCTCGTACAAACGTTATCAGGAAGAGCTGAAAGTGGATACGGGGCATGGGTTAACGAATTTCAATACATTCAACAAGCTTTCGACCAGTCACAGACCAAGATGGATTCAATGGAATTACAGATGGAGCGGCAGAACCAGATGCTGCGGAATCATTTTTTAGTAAGGTTATTAAAGGGTAGGCTAGATGGTAACGTCCCGGTAGAAGAATCCATGGCTGCTTTTCAAATACGCATCTCCACGCAGAACTTCGCTGTCATTCTGATATATGTTGAAAATGTGGAAGAGTTTTACGATAAATACGAGAAGATAGATTCTGTAAGAAAGCATATGTTGCTAAATTTTATTATTACTAACGTATTTGAAGAGATTGCTGCTCAGTTTAATGATGGATATGTCTTAGAAATTGATGACGGACTTGCGCTTTTAATTAATTTCCGTGAGACTTCTGCAAAGGAGCAGGCATCCGAACTAGAGCGAATCGCAAGAGATGCCCAACGTTTCCTTGCAGAAAAATATGCCATTCATTTGACACTTTCGATTAGTAGGGTTCACAACCAATTAGAAAGCATTCCGCAAGCATACCAGGATGCTATGGATGCCATGGAGTACAAGCTTGTAATGGGTAGCAAGGAGATTTTGTTATATGAGTCCGTTCATCAGGAGCCAAATCAGTTGGGATATAACTATCCACTCCAAATTGAACAGCAATTAATTAATTTCTTAAAACTTGGTGAATTTGAGAAGGCAAAAGAAACGCTGGATGAAATTATACAGAACAACTTTGAATTATCTGTGGTATCTGTTGATTTAGCGCGCTGCTTAATCTTGAATTTAGCAAGTACAATGATCAAGGCCGTTAGTGAAACGGGCAGCCTAAGTGAAAGCTTTTTGGTCCGGAATCCAAAGCAAATCAAGCAGCTTATGGCTTGTGAAACAATCCACGAGATTCGTGAAGAGATGACTTTGTTTATGAAGGAGGTTTGCGATCACAACGCTGTCTTGCGCCAGCGTCAATTGCAGGCGAACCGTCAGAAAGCCATGGACGGACGTATTGGGCTGGTGAATGATTTCATTCTTGCGAATTATAACGATCCGAACTTAAACATTTCGTTAATAGGCCAACACTTTGATATGAAGCCGACTTATCTATCAAAATTATTTAAAGATCATACTGGAGAAGGGCTGCTCGAATTTATTAATAAGACACGAATTGATAATGCTAAGAAGTTAATATATGAGACGGACAAGAATATGAGTGATGTTGCGGGGAGTGTAGGATTTAATGATGTAACGGTATTTATTCGTACATTTAAAAAGTACGAAGGCATTACGCCAGGGAAATATAAAGAGATGGCTTCGGAATTAGAAAAATAA
- a CDS encoding CBM96 family carbohydrate-binding protein: MNKRSKWKRKLLAAAAALLLTPSLLPQIANAYKDESNISDWQFFGHWNGTNWDVPAALDYGYTFGGSQVLTTVKNDVMANNYTQAQQDLLTYFKTRSNRQSLTITYRTSDTTAAEFAIDDIFSGASGEAPIGTFNLNQTAGPAQIDVTTALQNASNDISFMFMGRYKGIDTAVINSKEATTATLRPYLQYTLVGDPITYQLYPSADTYIRPGTLYADQNYGSSQTLNIRGSGLPYDENEQRAYIVFPASSITGNIQSASLVVNGNFIPGTGSTSTQMAIAVYNASPVIETSATWKNTLMNTVSWQGAPSGINWESPGGLNESIISRFNYAPKVASAYNTSSPHDERYANNLLRQITGFIKYFGNDPIIQTPYNQENLDITTRVNNWLQAYDIIRGSSSIDAGANTSILKYLWKAGSNFYTDANYRADINWGTFESQSLFNLGVYFPEFVASADWTTAAKTRLESQVQALSLYDGTYAENSTFYTAGELSTFIDIKNMAKLNGISLSGKLDTFIQQLAKYVMDSSYPDHTDIQQGDGDRADRTTLVQQVGNFYSIPDFQNYQSSSYTSVLDAGSKQAYMRTGWTANDKFMSFSVKEGNHGNPDLLSVTAYVYGKPLIANMGRYSYNNDIISNWLRLDTESRNTIKVDSISQTVDNKALNLHGDMNKWASNASFDFVEGTSNAYASVPHTRNILFIRDGYWIVSDLLKPTSGSHSYNQTWHMLPDANPTIDATTKMIKSNSGNGDIEIVPFDGSSLSSATLENGYYSPKSGIVSSAVYGSYKQNTVSGNVTFDTVLYPTLSTSTLSKDITVSRLSTGVGSETATAAQINLPDGATGVYYLSHETAPTVSRTYGSSGNDYTFNGKIAYAEKLSNGLLSKALLASGSSLKQGALDVIVSSASVPEIGVKWNGTTLEVNGASLQSDTNPTTAIKIYAPTFITNVMLNGTTVASPTRIGDYIYAVGIKSPGIPIVTGATSTSNGQLTLNWKPVDGATGYNVYIGTSSGIYGSPVAAGNSSSFTFNNKTNGTIYYMAVTATNSSGESNKSEQAVAQPMPAPSTPVIVSTASGDQQVTINIKNVPSAEKYYFYYGTSPTNLQNVSNRYTSCTDSILNPSCTIKSLTNGTTYYFAVSAWNDSGESAITSVQSVVPTKIIDTPTISGIKVANNTATVMWKTVTGATGYTLQYGNSTGRYYHMKDLGNATSFSLPMNGAPFYFVVAAYNSSGTSLYSKEVAAPLTDSPFITLYADADAYVQNGSAASTNYGSDTKMYVQKTSTTRSESLLRFDLSAVSSSILSAQMQLMPTTANNASSAAQTAVVVNDNSWNESTVTWNTKPAQGATAASWTGPVVNTPKTIDITSAVTNALSGDKKLSLSIYNPNTDNSYIAYGTKENGKAINVPMLTIMLQPQQTSLTSTADSFVRDGSYASTNYGSFVYGDVKKSSSGFNREVYIQFDTSSITGPISKATVILTPTTVASHNLINNIEFVDNSWSETGTSGITWNNKPSSSSVPFTTWVSPSQFQPLPIDVTSQVIAAMANSDHRISLRIYSPVDQGSNGSISYGMKENTISDFQPKLIIIK, from the coding sequence ATGAATAAACGAAGCAAGTGGAAAAGAAAACTACTTGCCGCAGCGGCTGCGCTGCTGTTAACTCCATCTTTGCTGCCGCAAATTGCTAACGCTTACAAAGATGAAAGCAATATAAGCGATTGGCAGTTTTTCGGTCATTGGAATGGTACAAATTGGGATGTTCCTGCAGCGTTAGATTACGGATATACCTTTGGTGGCTCACAGGTGTTGACAACTGTAAAGAACGACGTAATGGCAAACAACTACACGCAAGCGCAACAGGACCTTTTGACGTATTTCAAGACTCGTTCAAATCGCCAATCACTTACTATTACTTACAGAACTAGTGATACAACGGCAGCCGAATTTGCGATTGACGATATCTTCTCAGGCGCGAGTGGTGAAGCTCCAATCGGCACCTTCAATCTTAATCAAACCGCTGGACCTGCGCAAATTGATGTGACAACTGCGCTTCAGAATGCATCCAATGATATTTCATTCATGTTCATGGGGCGCTATAAGGGCATCGATACTGCTGTGATTAATAGTAAGGAGGCTACCACTGCTACACTTCGCCCATATTTACAGTACACTTTGGTTGGTGATCCTATAACCTATCAATTGTATCCGTCCGCAGATACATATATTCGTCCGGGAACATTGTACGCCGATCAGAACTATGGCAGTTCCCAAACTCTGAACATTCGAGGCTCGGGGCTTCCTTACGATGAGAATGAGCAGCGCGCTTATATCGTCTTTCCTGCTTCTAGTATAACAGGGAACATTCAGTCAGCATCCCTGGTGGTGAATGGTAATTTTATACCTGGCACGGGTTCGACGAGTACGCAGATGGCCATCGCTGTCTACAATGCAAGTCCCGTAATTGAAACGAGTGCCACTTGGAAGAATACACTGATGAACACGGTATCGTGGCAAGGGGCACCTAGCGGCATCAATTGGGAGTCTCCTGGTGGATTAAATGAAAGCATTATCAGCCGTTTTAACTACGCACCGAAAGTGGCGTCCGCCTATAACACTAGTTCACCACATGACGAGAGATACGCGAACAACTTGCTTCGCCAGATTACAGGCTTTATTAAATACTTCGGTAATGATCCGATCATTCAAACGCCATACAATCAAGAAAATCTTGATATTACGACTAGGGTGAACAATTGGTTGCAAGCTTATGATATCATTCGCGGTAGCAGTTCCATTGATGCTGGAGCCAACACATCCATTCTAAAGTATCTCTGGAAAGCTGGAAGCAATTTCTATACAGATGCAAATTATAGGGCAGATATTAACTGGGGCACCTTCGAATCCCAGAGTCTGTTTAATCTCGGCGTCTACTTCCCGGAATTCGTGGCTTCAGCGGATTGGACCACTGCGGCGAAGACTAGACTGGAGAGTCAAGTGCAGGCCCTTTCTCTGTATGACGGTACGTACGCTGAAAATTCTACTTTCTATACAGCCGGAGAACTAAGTACATTTATTGATATTAAGAATATGGCTAAATTGAATGGCATCAGTTTGTCAGGAAAACTGGATACCTTTATTCAGCAGTTAGCTAAATATGTTATGGATTCGAGCTATCCCGATCACACGGACATTCAGCAGGGAGATGGGGACAGAGCGGATCGAACTACTCTCGTACAACAAGTGGGTAACTTTTACAGCATTCCGGATTTTCAGAACTACCAATCCTCCTCGTATACCTCTGTTCTCGATGCAGGCAGCAAGCAGGCCTATATGCGTACCGGATGGACGGCAAATGATAAGTTCATGAGCTTTTCTGTCAAAGAGGGCAATCACGGCAATCCCGACCTGCTCTCTGTAACGGCGTACGTGTATGGTAAGCCTCTTATTGCCAACATGGGGCGCTACAGCTACAACAATGATATTATTTCCAACTGGCTGCGACTTGATACCGAATCGAGAAATACGATCAAGGTAGATAGCATCTCGCAGACTGTGGATAACAAGGCACTTAATCTTCACGGGGATATGAACAAATGGGCGAGCAATGCAAGCTTCGACTTTGTTGAAGGAACGTCGAACGCTTATGCTTCAGTACCTCATACTCGAAATATTTTGTTCATCCGCGACGGTTATTGGATCGTGTCAGATCTACTCAAGCCGACGAGCGGATCACACAGCTACAATCAGACATGGCACATGCTGCCGGATGCCAATCCGACGATCGATGCCACAACGAAGATGATTAAATCAAATTCCGGTAATGGGGATATTGAGATCGTTCCATTTGATGGGTCCTCATTATCAAGCGCAACCCTTGAGAATGGTTATTATTCGCCCAAGTCAGGTATTGTTTCGTCGGCTGTATACGGTTCATACAAACAGAATACGGTATCTGGTAATGTCACATTTGATACTGTGCTCTACCCTACATTATCGACAAGTACACTAAGCAAGGATATAACCGTTTCCCGATTATCGACCGGTGTTGGAAGTGAAACCGCAACGGCTGCCCAAATCAACCTTCCTGATGGAGCTACCGGCGTGTATTACCTCTCTCATGAAACGGCACCTACAGTTTCAAGAACTTACGGTTCTAGCGGCAACGATTATACCTTTAACGGGAAGATTGCGTATGCAGAAAAATTGTCGAACGGGTTACTATCAAAGGCACTTCTGGCTAGTGGTAGTTCCCTGAAACAGGGAGCTCTGGATGTCATTGTATCGTCTGCATCAGTACCGGAGATCGGGGTCAAGTGGAATGGAACTACGCTGGAGGTCAACGGAGCTTCTCTTCAGTCGGACACAAACCCCACTACAGCAATCAAGATATATGCTCCAACTTTCATTACGAATGTCATGCTCAACGGCACTACAGTAGCGTCTCCTACCAGGATAGGAGATTATATATATGCTGTGGGAATCAAGAGTCCAGGCATCCCAATTGTGACAGGAGCTACAAGTACGAGCAACGGCCAACTTACGCTGAACTGGAAGCCAGTGGACGGCGCAACGGGATATAACGTCTACATTGGTACGAGTAGTGGCATCTACGGCAGTCCGGTTGCTGCTGGAAATAGTAGCAGTTTTACTTTTAACAATAAAACCAATGGAACTATCTATTATATGGCCGTTACCGCCACCAACAGTAGTGGAGAAAGCAATAAATCCGAACAGGCTGTCGCACAACCTATGCCTGCTCCCTCTACGCCTGTTATTGTCTCTACAGCTTCAGGTGATCAGCAGGTCACAATAAATATCAAGAATGTTCCATCTGCCGAAAAGTACTATTTCTATTACGGCACATCGCCTACGAATCTTCAAAACGTTAGTAATCGTTACACGTCCTGCACAGATTCCATACTTAATCCTTCTTGTACGATCAAGAGTCTTACCAACGGAACGACGTATTATTTTGCCGTCTCCGCTTGGAATGATTCGGGAGAAAGCGCGATCACATCTGTGCAGTCTGTGGTTCCGACAAAAATTATCGATACACCTACGATTTCGGGGATAAAAGTAGCGAACAACACAGCCACAGTAATGTGGAAGACAGTAACAGGAGCAACCGGATACACCCTTCAGTACGGAAACTCGACCGGTAGATATTACCACATGAAAGATCTAGGTAATGCCACAAGCTTCTCGCTTCCGATGAATGGGGCGCCGTTTTACTTTGTTGTGGCCGCTTATAATTCTAGTGGCACCAGCTTGTATAGCAAAGAGGTAGCAGCACCGCTGACCGACAGTCCATTTATAACGCTGTATGCGGATGCAGATGCGTATGTGCAAAATGGGTCTGCTGCCAGTACGAACTATGGCAGTGATACGAAGATGTATGTTCAGAAGACAAGCACAACGAGAAGTGAGAGCTTATTACGGTTCGATTTATCGGCGGTGAGTTCATCAATCTTGAGCGCACAAATGCAGCTAATGCCAACGACAGCTAACAATGCCTCTAGTGCTGCACAAACTGCAGTGGTGGTGAACGACAATAGTTGGAATGAGTCGACAGTTACTTGGAATACGAAGCCTGCACAGGGGGCAACAGCTGCATCATGGACAGGACCAGTGGTGAATACTCCGAAGACGATTGATATAACTTCTGCAGTAACGAATGCGCTGTCGGGTGACAAAAAGCTTTCGCTCAGTATCTACAACCCTAATACTGACAACTCATATATTGCTTACGGAACAAAGGAGAACGGCAAAGCTATTAACGTACCGATGCTGACGATTATGCTTCAACCGCAGCAAACTTCACTGACATCGACTGCAGACTCTTTTGTTCGAGACGGTTCTTATGCCTCAACCAACTATGGCTCATTTGTTTACGGAGATGTGAAGAAATCAAGTTCCGGGTTCAATAGGGAGGTATACATTCAATTCGATACTTCGTCTATTACAGGACCCATATCCAAGGCGACAGTCATCTTGACACCGACAACTGTAGCCAGCCATAATTTGATAAACAACATTGAGTTTGTCGACAACAGTTGGAGCGAAACAGGTACCAGTGGCATCACCTGGAATAATAAGCCATCTAGCTCAAGTGTTCCCTTTACAACATGGGTTTCGCCTTCACAATTTCAACCGCTACCTATCGACGTGACCTCGCAGGTGATTGCAGCGATGGCCAATTCTGATCATAGAATTTCACTGCGTATTTATTCGCCAGTTGATCAGGGCAGCAATGGCAGTATTTCGTATGGCATGAAGGAGAACACGATTTCCGATTTTCAGCCTAAGCTGATTATTATTAAGTAA
- a CDS encoding type 2 periplasmic-binding domain-containing protein translates to MKKSFVSVIATTLVLSSFVVGCSSSKSNSSDKAGGTSTSSPEASQTTTYPIKTDKKLSYWATLQGNIVGVKSSLDEVPFFQEWPKKTGVPLVYTTAANNASDRQFNVMLASGDLPDMIEYNWTNGYPGGPEKAIKDGYILKLNDLIDKYAPNLKKYLKEHPEVDKMVKTDNGSYYVFPFIRGDNYLQVYHGPIVRKDWLDELGLPVPTTIDEWYTTLKAFKDKKGAAAPIALVGQPNPLNDTATGDFVGAFGVTKGFYLDNGKIKFGPMEQGFKDFLATFRKWYTEGLIDKNMATTDVKAIDANFANGSTGATVGNAGGGIGRWQPIVEAKYPKAVLVGTPYPTLKKGDMPQFGQLDVPFTPAGSVAISAKSKNAELAVKMLDYGYSEEGRMFFNFGTENTSYKMDNGYPRYTDLVMKNPDKLAVAQAMSLYTRGNYTGPFIQDKRYAEQFFALQTQRDAVTVWQKTDMAKHQLPPITPTPEESSEFAKIMNDTNTLVNEMILKIILGAEPVDSFDKFVEKMKSMKIDRALEIQQAALDRYNKR, encoded by the coding sequence ATGAAAAAAAGTTTCGTATCCGTTATAGCGACAACTTTGGTGCTGAGTAGTTTTGTTGTTGGCTGTTCATCATCCAAGTCTAATTCGTCTGATAAAGCAGGAGGTACTTCAACTTCGAGTCCAGAAGCAAGCCAAACCACAACATATCCAATTAAAACGGATAAAAAGCTTTCTTACTGGGCAACTCTTCAAGGTAACATCGTTGGCGTCAAGTCATCCTTAGATGAAGTTCCTTTTTTCCAAGAGTGGCCAAAGAAAACCGGGGTACCTCTGGTGTATACTACAGCAGCTAATAATGCTAGCGATCGTCAGTTTAATGTTATGTTGGCATCTGGGGATTTACCCGATATGATCGAATATAACTGGACAAATGGTTACCCAGGCGGGCCAGAAAAAGCAATCAAAGATGGCTATATTTTAAAGTTAAATGACTTGATTGATAAATATGCACCTAATTTGAAGAAGTATTTAAAAGAGCATCCGGAAGTCGATAAAATGGTGAAGACAGACAATGGAAGCTACTATGTATTCCCATTTATTCGTGGCGACAATTATCTTCAAGTTTACCATGGACCAATTGTCCGCAAAGATTGGCTGGATGAACTAGGATTACCCGTACCAACGACAATTGACGAATGGTACACAACACTGAAAGCGTTCAAGGATAAAAAAGGAGCGGCTGCGCCAATCGCATTAGTTGGACAACCGAATCCGCTAAATGACACCGCAACAGGCGACTTCGTAGGTGCCTTCGGTGTGACGAAAGGATTCTATCTCGATAATGGGAAAATTAAGTTCGGTCCTATGGAGCAAGGCTTCAAAGACTTTTTAGCAACCTTCCGGAAATGGTATACAGAGGGCCTGATTGATAAAAACATGGCAACAACGGATGTGAAGGCCATTGATGCTAACTTCGCAAACGGATCGACGGGGGCGACAGTCGGTAATGCTGGGGGCGGAATTGGTCGTTGGCAGCCAATAGTAGAAGCTAAATATCCAAAAGCAGTTCTGGTTGGAACTCCATATCCAACTTTGAAGAAGGGCGACATGCCTCAGTTCGGACAACTGGATGTGCCGTTTACCCCTGCAGGTTCTGTTGCTATCTCAGCTAAGTCCAAAAATGCTGAGCTCGCTGTTAAAATGCTGGACTATGGCTATAGTGAAGAAGGAAGAATGTTCTTTAACTTCGGAACTGAGAATACGAGCTACAAAATGGATAATGGCTATCCTCGCTATACGGACCTTGTTATGAAGAACCCGGATAAATTGGCAGTAGCTCAAGCAATGTCGCTTTATACCCGTGGTAATTATACCGGACCGTTTATTCAAGATAAAAGATATGCTGAACAATTTTTTGCTCTTCAAACACAACGTGATGCTGTTACAGTTTGGCAGAAGACGGATATGGCTAAACATCAACTGCCACCAATTACGCCAACACCTGAAGAAAGCTCTGAGTTTGCAAAAATCATGAATGACACAAACACACTTGTCAATGAGATGATCTTAAAAATTATTCTGGGTGCGGAGCCTGTTGATAGTTTCGATAAATTTGTAGAGAAAATGAAATCGATGAAAATCGATCGTGCACTGGAAATTCAACAAGCGGCATTAGATAGATACAATAAACGCTAA